A window of Mustela lutreola isolate mMusLut2 chromosome X, mMusLut2.pri, whole genome shotgun sequence genomic DNA:
TTTTGAAGCTGGTCAGgctcacatatttttaaagacctgCTTCTGTCTCGTTCTCTCAGCACTTCATACCTGTCTTTTATGCTCTAGATTCCCAAAAGCATTTACTTCCATAGCAAAGAATTTGAGCTGCCAGTGATCAGTTCATTGAGTATTGGTGAGTCACTAAGGGTATGAGGCTGCGCTCGCTCTCTGGAGAGAAGATGATGAAAAGTCACTGGAAAGAAATGCCCCTCGTTGATAAAACCGAACTATAGAGCCCCATATTTTTTGGTGTAGGAAGTTAACAGAGGATGGAAATCTCCCATGAGGGAAGGACAAGTGCCCAAGCAACCCCGGATGTGTGTAGTCCTTGGAACTGTAAGAGGCCCCTCACTGAGCGAAGGGCCACTCCTGGTAGCCTCAGCCCAGCCTCGCTGTCTCCATCTGGCCCCAAGGACAGGAACAACTGCTTAGGCACCTTGCTCTTTCCCGCCCAGATCTCCCTTCCCACTTCCTGCAGAACATTCCCTAgacttctctgccccttccttgagTCCTTAAAAGACAGGCCATAGCTTTTCAGACTGTCTTACCCCCTCATCTTCtgtcacccacccccacccacctggAAGACTCACTTCTCCTGTAGAAGACAGCTGTGCTGCGTTGAGTTCTCCCATAAGGGAGAACTGAGAGCGGGCCTCCAGCAGAGAAGGGAGGGCTCCCTTGCATTGCAGACCCCCAGGGCTACATTTGTACAGCAAGAGTTATGTATTTGTAGTGACAGGaggctcatgccctctctcatgCAAGTATGAGGAGCTAACCATCTAGCAGGAAAGACAGGACCAGGCAAAAGTTAACTCAAGACATAGTATGTGGTAAGTCCACTCAGTGGCAGGGATAAAGTGTTAGGAGGACATAAATGAgggagaaaacttttttttttcgaTTTTTGATGGAAAGCTTTAAGAAATGAGAGGCATCTGAACTGGATCTAAAAGAATGAGGAAGGTTTCCATAGACAGAGATGGGAAACAAGACCAGCCAGGAGAAATGAACCACACGGAGTGGGCAATACAGGGGTACCTTGGGTGTAGAAAAAAGTACACTAGGACTTGAGTCTAAATAGCTGGGTTTGAGCTTACCAGAGCCCTTTGTTATGGGCTTCTTAAGATTTGCATATTAACTTcctattttaaatgtgaataaaaGTCTGTACCCAACTTAATTGTTGAATCCTTTTTGCTTTTCAGgccagagaaggggaagtagcCATTATTGATAAAGTCCTAGACAATCCAGACTTGACATCTAAAGAATTCCAACAATGGAAGCAGATGTACCTGGATCTTTTCTTGGATATCTGTCAAAACACCACCTCAAATGACCCATTAAGTATTTCTTCTGAAGTAGATGCGATCActtcctctctcacacacactcactcgtACATTGAAACACATGTGTAAGTGTATTCTGCTCTCTGGCCATCCGGTATCTTCTGGTACATTGAACAAGTATATGAGGTAGTTTTATATCAGTGTGTGGGACACTTGACAAGCTATACTTTAATGTTACCAAACTATATGAAACAAACCATATATGGTCATGATACCACTGTCTTTAATGagcatttgtatattttatatgcaaTTAGTGCTCAGCTTATGTTTACCATGTGCAAAATCAACTGTCTACAATGACTTAAAATTAACTTTTGCAAACAACTCTGAAGACAGGTGGTCTTCAAGTAGTAAAACCACAAAAAGGCAGTTTTCTATCTAAGGTCATCTTTTCTCCCTCtaagttaattttatataaacaagACTTCAAAAAGTAAATCACATTTTTTCAGGTGCAGACATCCTTGTGGGTGGGAAAGAATTTAaaccttttttatatttattaaaatgttctaaGAATTTTCTTAAACATTGCACAAAGTTTAAtgctgtagttttatttttgtgaaatgtaGATGTGCATACAAGAGTTAAGCAAAATAGAGGAGCATCAACATAAGAAAAGTTCAGGTATCTAATATTCGTCTTAAAAGTCTGTTAACTTGTGAAAGCCGGTTAATGGAAATACTATTCCAAATCTATGGGGACACTTAATGGTGTATCAGGGCAAAGCTTTGTAAGATGTTTTTGTAACTAAGACCAAAATTGAAGATAGAGctgctttattttcttggtttaaatcttcctttatttttgtagTGATGAAATGCTGATTGTGTACAGAGGAATTTGAGAGTGGATTTTGTAAAACACAGCTAATTTGCCCAGAAAGGCAGCtaacagattatatatatacatatacacacatttatatgtgtgtatatgtatatatatataaaatttcagcCCAAACTCATGTTTTTAAACTCCAGCTCCTAAAAAACAAGGGATAAACTGAAATGAATCAACTTTCCAGTTAGTTTCCAATTCTCCCGCTAGTCCATTAATTAAACTTACGTAATTATATTTCAGGCAGGGAAGTAAAATACGTTTAGTTACAGGCTAATGCGTGTTATAATATAGAAAACAATATTGAAAACTTAAAATGCGCCTCTCTCCTGAGGAGCAAGAGGATAATGGTCATTCAGAGATATATTACATTGAATTGTATGAGAGAAAGAATTTATAGAGGTTTTTCCTAGCTTCATGAATTGTTTCTATAGCGTGGATGAAGTCTGTGAAAAAGTCCTCttcatatattttccatttataagtATCTCGTTTTTGAAAGTGATCACAGCATGATAATGACTGTGCTGCTTTTTAGTGTCTGGCTGCATAACGTACAAATCACAATTTGCTGTTTTTTTAGGAGGAGGAAGGGACCCTCCTTTACTATTCTATATCCTAAAATCTACTTCTAATCAGCTTTATACTGTTGCCTGTACAGCTCAGTGAATGTACTTTCATCTCTAAGAGTTCAGATATTATGCCAGTGAATATTTTTGCTGTAGAGGAGAAAGTAAAAACTCCACAGCAGGgatctttttctttgcttttgaaacCAACATTGAATCACTATCGTTTTGCAGACTTTGCACACTGTACAGGAGAGTGGCCTTTCTACAGCACATTTTCAGTAATCCTATATTTAGTCAAAATGGATGAGAAATCACGTATTAATGTTTGTATGGAATTTTGGGTCTAgtgtaatatttttatcatttaaaaaaaacctatttgtaaaaacatttatttactgcATGGATATTGACGTACATTAAATTTGTGGAATTTTGtatatgtaaaaaaacaaacagaaaacacaccAAAACCTCTTGTCCTAAAACGAAGTGTGCTTGTTACAGGTGTTTAGACTTGTTGATGTTTACTAGACCAAATGTGTACATTCACTTAAAACTATCTGTACCTGATGGATGTGTTATGAATACAGTGGCAACATTGTGCCCTGTGAAGAACGGGCAGTTGACGGAAAGACTAGTTGTGTTGCTACTAAGCAGCTTTTACTTTTGTAAAGTCAGCTCTGTTGttttaaatggtaaaaattaaactaatgaattttaaaagactcGTGACTAGCTTAGCATGAAAGAGACCTTTTAACACTAtatttatctgtacattttaTTGCATTAGTTTCAAATCTAGGAGAGAGGCAGCACTGTAAACTGAAGTGAAATAAATTTAGCTCTTAATGAATCCTTATAAGGCACCTACTTTATTCCTACAGAGTCCTCACCACCTTTCTTTGAGACCTAATCACAAAGCCGCCCTTCCCCGACCCCTTCCCTAGTCAGGAGTTGTTACTTTGCCGCCGTCTAAGCCAGAAGCAGCAGCTGTTCATGTGTGCAAGGGTCTTTTCTGAGACCCTGCAAAACCAAGCTCCTTCCCCGCTTAGCGACACAAACTTGCACctgttcctctttcctttctgttgaTTCTTGGGAAGTTGCGGAGGTGGGGGGGCTGCCAAAAATGTGttctatgtttgtttgtttgtttgttaacaAATATAACCTACGACCTGACTGCAGAATGACCTttgaaagaagatgaaagaaataagTTTGGGTTTTCCTAGATGTTCCACGTAACCAGAAGAACATGATTATTATGGCCAAGGACTGCTGAAGTAAAACGGAAACCAATGAGCTGACTAAAGCTAGGGCAAAAGCAGGCTAGGGGGTAAGAATGAGGGACAGAAAAACTTAACCTAggatattttctcaaaaaaaaaaaaaaaagttctttcttaGAGATTTTCTTCCCTCTCAGTCCTATATTTATATTAAGCCATCAGAGCAGAACTATAAACATAGTTCTGAATCATAAAATCCTAGTTCTCCTTACAATGACTTCATGCTTTTAATGAAGGCACTTTCTCTTCACTCTTTACTCAGCTAAAGCCGTCTTTTCTAAGTATTTATTACAGCCTATTATAGCTAACAATTGTCCTGGTTTTGTGTTTAACTTCTCGTGGTACATATTTGGCCTTGTTTGGCACAAAAGTAATCACTGTTTAGCACCTAGGGCaacactttaagaagaaaaacagggccatattttattttcaaaagtccATCTCTAGACTGGCATGAGTCTTCCTAGAAATCCCCAGCTCACTGAAGCCGATTCATAAATCCTATTTTGACCCCTTCTGTCTCCCCATTCTCAACTTCAGGAGCATTGTTCCTCCTCGACCAAGCCCTTGTTTGCATCCTTAAACTTGAGCAGCCGCTCTGCTCCCAGAGTCCCATTCTTAGGAAAAGCCCACGCGTTACTCTGTAATAAGCCCGCTCAAGCGCGACTTTTTCTCCTCTGTCGTCCCAAGACTGGGTTAGTGCACTAACCCATCAAGCTCCGCACTAAATCTGGCGTCTCTCcgagccctccctccctctcctcatccCCACCCTCAGCCAGCTGCAGCACTGCGCACTGCAGGCCGCTCCAGGCCCAGGGTAGCGCGCACCCGATGTCCTCCCAGCGGTCCAGGTCGAGGTCATAGCCCACCACGTTGCGAGTAGGCACCTGCCGCGAGTCTCGCCACTTGAGGCCGCCCAGCAGCAGAGCCGTCTCCTCCACCACGGCCAGCCCATAGCAGAAGCGATCATAGGGTAGCGGCCGCAGCCGAGTCCACTGGTCCGTGCCGGGGTCATAGCGTTCGATCTCAGAGAAGGGCTCATAGCGCCCCAGAAAGGCGAACACCGCGCCGCGCAGCACAGCCATGTGGTGCCCGAAGCGGGCGGTGCTCATGGGCGCCCTCTTGCTCCACGCTCgctccccagggcccagggagtACAGGTCCCGGAGGCTGCTCGCGCCGCCCTCGCCTCTTCCCGCCTTACCCCCAGAGATGTACACGACGCCACGGTCCCCGACGGCCCCCGCGTGGCCGTGCAGCGCCCGCGGCATAGCCCCGGCCGCCGTCCAGCGGTCCCGGCGCAGGTCATACATCTCTACGGACGCCAGCGCCTGGCCGTCCGCGCCCAGACCCCCGACAGCCAGGAGCCCCTCGCCCACCGCGCCGCACCAGAAATGGGCCCGCGCTTCCCGCATAGCGGGCACCGCCGTCCAGGCGTGGAAGCGCGGGTCGTAACGGTGCACTTCGGCCGTGACCGGCCGCACGCCGTCTGCCAGGGGTGGGGAGGCGCCATCAGGACTCTCCCCGCCCAGGACGAAGAGGAAGTTGCCTGCGGTGCACACGCTGTGCCCCAGCAGCGGTGCAGGCAGCCGCGTGAGGCTGCGCCAGCGGTGGTTGTACACGTCGAAGGCCACCACGTCCTGGGTGAACTCccaatcctcctcctcctcctcctcctcctcctcctcctcctcttccgactgctcgtcctcctcctcctccggcgGAGCAGCGCCTCTGCCCCTGGCTACCACCTGGCGGACCACGACCTCTTCGGTCACCGCCTCCCGCGCCCTGCGCCCCCCTACCAACAAGATGCGGGTTTGGGGACTCCGGACGCTGGTCTGCTCGCCCTGCAAGAGCGGCTGGCGGGAGGGCGCCGTGTGGTAGTTGAGGGCCTGGATGATGAGGCCCTTGACGCGGGCGGGCAGGGTGAGGCCAGAGCCCGAGTACACGCGCCGCAGCACGTCGGCACGTACTAGGCCGAAGCGAACGCGCTCGAGCAGCGAGACGCAATGGGCCAGGCGTTCGGCCTCAGGCTCCCGCTTCAGCCAGGCCAGTGCCAGACCCAGCAGCCAGGCCTCAGGCACCCGCGCCAAGTCGGGGGCACCCAACACAGCCTTGAGCGACGTGGGGTTCAGCTCCAGCAGCCCCATGGGGCCCGCGCCCTGCAGCAGCAGCTCCCGCAGGTGGCGCACGATGCAGCTCTCCGCGGCGCCCAACGTGTGCGCCAGGCCGA
This region includes:
- the KLHL34 gene encoding kelch-like protein 34; its protein translation is MSYFLSYCKAHGGALLTGYQALRAEGFLCDVTLEAEGTEFPAHRSLLACSSDYFRALFKSHTRESRASVIHLHVPSAAGLQRLLDFIYTAWLPLSMDTVEDTLEAASYLQVTEALGLCGRYLERQLAPENCCFAANVAARFGLAHTLGAAESCIVRHLRELLLQGAGPMGLLELNPTSLKAVLGAPDLARVPEAWLLGLALAWLKREPEAERLAHCVSLLERVRFGLVRADVLRRVYSGSGLTLPARVKGLIIQALNYHTAPSRQPLLQGEQTSVRSPQTRILLVGGRRAREAVTEEVVVRQVVARGRGAAPPEEEEDEQSEEEEEEEEEEEEEDWEFTQDVVAFDVYNHRWRSLTRLPAPLLGHSVCTAGNFLFVLGGESPDGASPPLADGVRPVTAEVHRYDPRFHAWTAVPAMREARAHFWCGAVGEGLLAVGGLGADGQALASVEMYDLRRDRWTAAGAMPRALHGHAGAVGDRGVVYISGGKAGRGEGGASSLRDLYSLGPGERAWSKRAPMSTARFGHHMAVLRGAVFAFLGRYEPFSEIERYDPGTDQWTRLRPLPYDRFCYGLAVVEETALLLGGLKWRDSRQVPTRNVVGYDLDLDRWEDIGCALPWAWSGLQCAVLQLAEGGDEEREGGLGETPDLVRSLMG